CATGTTGCCTTCACATACTGTCTCATTTCACATGcaaacataatttttctttttttttttcatattcctCTGAaacatgattttttttttctactgCAAATTCATGCAATTCACAGATGATGCAATCAATGTCATTTTCAAGCACATTTCCATCCATAAATTATAGCTTTTACATTGGCCATTAACTCAAAACTGCATCATGCTCGCAGCAAAAGAGTAAAATGGCCATAAAAACACTTTTTTTAGATCTCGTGAacctgaaagaaaaaaaaaaaattagtatatacaTGTAGAACTTAgtatagtatttttataaaccaATTTGATTTCCCCCAGGTTATGAAAACTTACACGtgaaaacaacaaaagaaagcTAACAAGTAAAAGGATACAAACAAAAAGACAACAGAAACACAAAACTAACCTAAGGAAGGTGGGCTCCAcgccatatatatatatatatatagttaagaCAGTTTGGTCTACGGCCACAACAATAATTGTGTACAGTTTGGAAAAAACCAACACTAACAGTAATTCTTTGTAGATAGTTAATGTTACCCAGTAAAGAATGGTGTGTTATGGTGCATAACAGGCATTTCAAGCCGCATGGGCAGCTGCTTGTAAGGTGGAGGCATCAACAATGCTCGTTCCAGCAGAATATATATTCCTTGTGGGACCTGTTTCTTTCTCTGGTCCATACTGTCAAGCAAACATTGTATTTCAGGTAAAGTGACAAACATTCCCATAAACTAATAAGCAGATGCATTCCAATTTAAGTTGCTCAATATCGGACGCTAAATTGTCCGGCTTGACTACTTATATTTCCTTGCATTCGAGTGATGTTTTatggaaaaaaaatgaatagtCCAAGCAACAGATATTCTATACTGAAGAAAATTGCAAATACTGGAAATGAAGTAGGCTGATGAGTTAAGATTTTCTCAGCTGAATGGCAAGATTATTGCTCCAACAAACTCCTACGTCTGGGCTAAAGGTCTTCTATGGTGGATCGAATTCACAAAGCTAAAAGGAATTACAATTCAGGGAACAGGCACCATTGATGGGAGTGGCTCAGTATGGTGGGAAGATTATCCACTGGATGATCCTGAAGATGatgaaacaaaattaattattccaCTAAACAACACAGTACAACAACATCCACCGATGCCGGTAATTACCTTCCTTTGTACTTCAACTACAAGACAACCTTTATTATCCACATCTGATCATGCTTCTTTTCCAAATTGTGTGGCAGGTAAGAAGTGAACTCGGTAAGAAGATGCCAAGCATCAAGCCCACAGTAAGGACCACTGATCAACATTGAATATTTCTATTACAGCTCACAGCCATTCATCCACATAACATGATTgattttttcctcttttcacAGGCACTAAGATTTTATGGAAGTTTCAATGCAACAGTCACGGGCATTACAATTCAAAACAGTCCCCAATGCCACCTCAAGTTCGACAACTGCATTGGAGTTGTGATACATGATATAACCATCTCATCACCTGGTGACAGTCCTAATACAGATGGAATCCATCTACAGAACTCCAAAGATGTGCTAATTCACAGCAGTAATCTTGCTTGCGGTAATTACATTTTTACtcaaagataaataaaattataataccatGCTCAATTAACCAATATAGGCCACACATCAAGCTTCAATCCTGACAAATAAGAGTAAGACCTACAGAGTTTCAGAATAAAAGAAAGGTTCACAAGCTAAACACTACTAGAAAAACTGGTGAATTTTAACGCCACTGTTACAGTTACAGACAGAAAAGGTCACATACTTTTTAGATACCTGGGATAGGATTCTGATAAAACAAGGCACAACCTTATCCTTCCAGTGAACTGTTTCCTCAACCTTTAATAACCACTAGTTATTTGACACGTAGCAGCCAACAATCTCTGACTTTTAAAATACTATAGCCATCAGAAACATGACATGTGTCATACCCTATGTCGCCATTGGGATTAGGTTAGACCCTAAAGACCACAAGTGCACATCTTGTGTTGCACTTATCAAGTTTCCTTTGCTGCCAACCCCTCTCCAATTGTTGTCCTCTTCATGTTTTGGGCCTGACAAGTTTTAGCATAATATAGCTAGCCACACACGTAGAACATGTTAACATGTCAAGTCATACTAGAATAAGCCCCATAAACTAGAAATGACTGCATTAGTATTAGAAGATCATATATTAGATCAATTGTtgaatgatatataaatttcacATTCATGCTGAAATATACCAATGCCATAATTTATGCAGGAGACGACTGTGTTTCCATACAAACTGGATGCACAAATGTATACATACACAATGTGAACTGTGGGCCAGGACATGGAATTAGCATCGGTAGTCTGGGACGGGATAATACAAAAGCTTGTGTTTCCAACATCACTGTTCGAGATGTTGTTATGCACAACACAATGACAGGTGTCAGAATTAAGACGTGGCAGGTATGCATACCATCTATGATCCAATTTTATCCACTACCTGTCTAGCCAAATTGACTTTCACTAACCAAAACACCTCCAAAACCAATCACGAGAGTCATGAGACTGACCAAGAATAACATAtcatttaacaaattaaaaatttgagttGTAAAGTCAACAAAAAAGGTTTCTAACATTAATATTTCATTTCATGTAAGTTCAACATTCTCCAAGCACTCTTTTCTTCACGAGTTTGGAATCTGACGAagtttaaaagaagaaaatcaaaatttttgaGAGTCTTTGAACAATTAAGACTTGAAAATGGATGAATATACCAATTAAGACTTTGAACAAAGTCCAAGCTTTTCAATAgctcaaaataatattttacattgCTCCTAAATGTAACGTCTCCAAGTTTATACTTCAAAATTAGTGCTAGACAAAcaaatttaaacataaaatgtTATAGCTTTAGTAAACGTTACCATAGCATTCTAACTTAACCAAGTATCTAGTAGcacttttcatatatttttccaAACACATTGCAGGGTGGATCAGGCTCTGTACAAGGGGTACTATTCTCCAACATTCAAGTTTCTGAGGTTCAACTTCCTATAGTGATTGACCAATTCTACTGTGATAAAAGCACATGCAAAAACCAAACAACAGCTGTGTCTCTATCAGGTATCAACTATGAAAAGATTAGAGGGACGTACACAGTAAAACCTGTACACTTTGCCTGCAGTGACGCCCTACCATGTATAGATGTAAGCCTAACTACAATAGAGCTAAAACCAGTGCAAGCACAATATCACATGTATGATCCTTTCTGTTGGCAAACTTTTGGAGAGTTGAACACTCCTACTACCCCTCCCATTGACTGTCTACAGATTGGTAAGCCATCAAGCAATAGACCTCAGTCCGATCATGATGTATGCTGAGCTTCCCACAGATTACTACGGTGTATTGACTTGTGTGGTTGGCATGATTTTCCAACCCCTATTACACCATTAGCTTATTAGGTAAAGGATTTATATAGTGATTGTTCTTCAGCGTGATTACATATTAGATTCCATTGCGTGGGAGTATACAGGCAGTATTATCAGCAAGAGTTCAATAGTATAGTATAAGGTAGTGTTGTTTGCAATTTGTTTAATTGTGAGAGAGTATACTAAGTTCTTGATTTGTGGATGTGCaataaataatgattcaaTGAATATCTATCAATGTTCGCAAATACCAACTGACGTGTATGATTGGAGCAAACTTCATGAACCATCCATAATTAACAAAGCAAgtatattttcttagcaatcaCTGCAAGGGTCGATGAATCTCCTGCGTAATCAAGAAAGTTAACCAAGCTAACAAATTCAGATAACTCTCCGACTAAGTGCATCCATCAATGCATATCAGACACCTCGTTTTTCTATCCATGCCAAATTCAACTAATTTCAAGCTGACCATCACATCCCTCTTTAACCAGGATAAGACCAGTTTTGCCACTAATTAAAGAATGGCAGTAACGGGAAGGAAATATAAGAAAGACTCACTGGAATTGCATAAAAAGTTACTCAAATGGCAAAAATCAATCAGGTACATAAGCTTAATCCAAATTTCACTCACATAATTCattttttccattttgttAAAGActaaataagagaaaagaagccaaagactaaataagagaaaagaagttCATATCTTCAAGAGAATGCCTTCTATAAACTCCAACTGCACAAAATGCTTTGCAACTGACAAAACTGGATTATTCTCTAAAATAAGTGCAGCCACTTTTAAGAGCTGTTGATCTAACAAGCATAAACTCAACTAATCTGAACTACAAAGAATTCAAACCCCCAGATTTTCGTCAAATTAAACTTGAAGCTAACAATTCAAACATCAGAAAATAAACAGATATCAATTAATCAACAATCATGAAATATACTGCAAAAACTAACTTACAAGAGAACGataatttcttcctttctcttcaCCAATCAATTCCTGCCGACAAGCATACGCCTTTAACTGCATTTTTCCCAAAAGCAGAGATCTTTATTAGCATAAAcgatttttctcttcttccctTCGTTCTTTTAACTGTGCAGTCCAGTCAAACGGAGCCACTTGGTGCCGTTTTCGGTTACTATTTCTTTCCTGAAACGGTGCcgtcttctcttttctttttctttttggcctTTTTCATTCTCTTCTCTGCCTTATCTTATCTAATCCAATTTCAACGTCACTGCTCAAAAGGCAAGCTCAATAAAGAAAGCTACTTTTTGGAATTCAAAGGCAAACCAACAATTAAAAACACCTCTAAACGACTAATACAATAGTCAACACTTCCACATTTCAATGGCAAGACTCTCAGTGAATGAAATGGACGCGTTAGGAAGGAGACTTGCTACTGTTACTAACCATCTAAACCCGGTTGCTCCATCTTCAAATCATAGCCCAATTGATTTATCCAACACTTCATCAATAGACAATTCCTATCATAGAATCCACGGAGAAGTTTCTAATGAACAAGTCATTTGGAAAAATGCTTGTGATGAATATGGGAAAGAATTCACTGACATTATTTATGAGAAAGCAGTTGGTGAAGGGATTGCAAAGGTTTGCCATTTCTGTGTTAATGCTTGAAGGGTATTATCCATTATGCTTAGTTTCGTATAAAAGGAAGTGGACTTTGTATAAAGAAGTTTGATTTCTCTTGTTTTATGTTATTGTTGTAGATTACTATTAATAGGCCTGAGAGAAGAAATGCATTCAGGCCACAAACAGTTAAAGAGATGATTCGTGCATTTAATGATGCTAGGGATGACAGTTCTATTGGGGTTATCATTCTAACTGGAaaggtaatttctttttgcttgTTTTCTAATCACAATATGCTTACTCAACTTCTTTCTTATTTCAGTTCCAATGCCAGTTAAATTTTATGCGTATTTATAGGATTTCTTGATGTTAATTTCTGTGGAGACTTGTGTTTGATCGGttattatgaaataaattttgcTGCAGGGAACTAAGGCTTTTTGCAGTGGCGGGGATCAATCATTAAGAACCGCGGATGGTTATGCTGATCCTAATGATATGGGCCGTCTCAATGTTTTGGACTTGCAGGCACTAGTTTTACTCTCCATGTTCTGAACTTGAGTTTAGTCTGTACTTGTAATGGGTATTGCTTGCCCTGTTAGATATGAGCTTCACTACAAAAGGCTATATTTTCATGTTCttcaataaatttcttttcctaaaaTGCCTCTTTCATCTCATCCTAAAGCCTCAATGCCGTGTATTAAGAGGTTATCTTAGTTATGTTGTTTTGCACCTGCAATCATTGTCCAGTTATTGTGGTAACTCGATTAGTTGACTAATCTTGCAGGTACAGATTCGGCGTCTTCCCAAGCCAATAATAGCTATGGTATGTACTTGTTACCCTGCACATTAATAGTCTCTTGAGTGCTTGAGATTTTCTGGAAATATTATTGTGAGACTGTTTGATCTTATGCCACATCCTTACTTATCACTATTCACAGTTCCTTAACCAGAAATGCAATTCCTTGAGATAATCacagttttatttatttattttcagtacTTTATATAATTCTGTACAAATCAGGTTGCAGGTTATGCTGTTGGAGGGGGTCATGTGTTGCACATGGTCTGTGATCTCACAATTGCAGCAGATAATGCTATATTTGGCCAAACTGGTCCAAAGGTATCTCTCTTACATCCTTCTTTTATCTTGTTATCTTATACTTGTTACAACTTTTCCTGCTAGAGCAAATTAAGCATCCAAGTTTCAccaatattattcttttctggTCACTCTACCTGTTTAGTTCGGTGTTATTTTAGTGTCTGTTTTATTCTTCCTCTTCAGGGACTAATTGCTGTTCCTATTGACATAACttgtcttctttttatttccatAATATGACAGGTCGGAAGCTTTGATGCTGGTTATGGGAGTTCCATTATGTCCCGTTTGGTAAGTGACTAATCACTTCTTTTGCGATTTTGCTGGGAACTTTCTCCTATTCTACTGCTAGTGTGTCCTTGTCTGGTAAACATATATGCTGTATAAATAGGTGATTTGAGCAGATTCCGTTTGATATTTTCTATTCCATGTAATGCTGGAACATGGATTCTGGTTAAAAAGGTTGGACCGAAAAAGGCAAGGGAGATGTGGTTTCTAGCAAGGTTCTATACAGCGTCTGAAGCAGAGAAAATGGGCCTTGTAAACACAGTTGTACCAGTGAGTTCACCTCTTCTTCCCTCTTAAGGTTCAACAGCAAGTAGTACACCTGTTTTGCCCCAAGCGCCCTGGCAATGCTAACTCTCAATGTTTGTCGTGAATATGTTTCAACAGCTAGAAACTTTGGAGCACGAAACAGTTAAATGGTGTCGACAAATACTAAGGAATAGCCCAACTGCAATTCGTGTACTTAAGTCAGCTCTTAATGCAGTTGATGATGGGCATGCTGGACTCCAGGTTCCTCCAAACCAATTGCCATACGAATCGCATTCTTATTGTCtcatcctttttttctttctcttataaCTGCACATATAAACAATATTTTCTCTTGCAGGAACTTGCTGGGAATACCACACTTATATTCTATGGTACTGAGGAAGGCAATGAGGGGAAGACAGCATATATGCAACATAGACGTCCAGATTTCTCAAGATTTCCGCGACGACCTTGAGATGCCTACAATCACTGTCGTGTATATTTCATCATTGCTTGCTGAATGTGAATTTGAAGTAAATTCTGATGTTCTTTCCCTTTGTTGTATTGTTCATATATGCCCTTTTGGCGTCCATCATCTTCCCTTTCAACAATAAAACATGGAATCAAGAGTCTTTGTCATTCTTGCCCGCACTAAATTGTTACTTATGAAATAGATGAGCATTCTATTTTTATGTAGTTATTATGGAAATAATAATGTCTTAGTTGGAGTTATCTTTAGCTTTTCATGTTTTAACCCATGAGCGGATTAATTTTCATGTATCACATTGCGAATATTATATTTCCTTACTTTTATGATCCATTAATATGGTGATGAAAAGACTCGAATTCAAGAtctctcattttcataaatgagaatatcaattaaaatatttaaacattttagtttttaaattggcttttctatttaattaccaataacaattttacatttataactcaaaaatataagttattatacttattttaaGCTAAATATTAAGCAACTCTTAAAATTCttgtgaaaattttattttatttaaataatttaatacaaaaatttaaatatttatttcatatatttataatatttataataaataaagataaaaaaatatattgaaactatacataataaaaaaagttaatagaaattttactttaagcatagaatatatctttaaaatacaactaatttatgttatattttaaagtgatttttttttgagttaataatattaatagttttacaaaatataaatacaagaaaatttaacgcttaatatatttatatattttctaccATACATCTGGGCCCACATCCACTCACCTACAAAAACAGTTTGTTTTGTCCAGTAATCTGAAAACCTTTATTTTCTATCTCCTCTGTTTTTGTGTTTCTCTATTCCACGCCAGCTCTACTTCTCCTCTCACTCAGCTCTCAAGCTTCGAATTCAAATAACAAATTTCCCTTTTCTGATTACCTGATTCCAAATTCACAAATCCCTATGATTATgcaattcaattttaattagttagcCAAGATAAACAAAAGACAATCATGAGTGGCAACGAATTTcgattttttttatcttgtgATATTAATTTACCCGTAACCTTTCGCGTTGAGAGATTAGAAGGATCTTTGCCTTCTGCTAAATCTGCTGATTCAGGTCTCCGACTCTATTTGTTCAATTTCATGTTTTAATTCAACCTTACATTGACTAAAAAgttttctcctttttattttctttatcttatatatataatttttaaagctTCGACTGTGCTGCAGGTACTTATTCAACAGCAGAGGAGAGAAAAGCAGAGCTGTAcgttgagtgtgcattgtataTTGATGGTGCTCCTTTTGGTCTTCCCATGAGAACAAGGTAATCTTTCACTAAATTAATTGCCctctttctaaaaataaaaactttgcTTTTGGAATTTATGACAgttgttttctttctattattaGGTTGGAGTCTACTGGACCATCTTATTGTTGGAACGAACTGATTACTTTGAGTACTAAGTATCGAGACTTAACTGCCCACTCGCAGCTTGCTGTTACTGTAAGTCTGCGACTCAATTTTTCAAGCCTCTGTTCTTAGGTTTTCTTTCAAGTAAAATATGTGTGATTGTGTGGAATTTGAGTGTGTGTGACGGTGGGGTGGATGTGTAGTGGGAATTCTACTTTATGCAATTCGGAGTTCTGCTTGGGAATCTATCAGATTCTTAGATTTGGTTAAGGAAAAAAAGTGTTTCTTTGTAATG
The sequence above is drawn from the Ricinus communis isolate WT05 ecotype wild-type chromosome 7, ASM1957865v1, whole genome shotgun sequence genome and encodes:
- the LOC8282586 gene encoding polygalacturonase At1g48100 gives rise to the protein MTGVSLRSLTFMFFIAFLVWSSSFETCIARRGRHWRHGRGTSASLYNKRKGKSHGSSSNHHQHNKGSKPKPPSHKAPLLPPAPTPPKDDAPPSSSSPIKGSATFNVLNFGAKGDGKTDDTKAFQAAWAAACKVEASTMLVPAEYIFLVGPVSFSGPYCQANIVFQLNGKIIAPTNSYVWAKGLLWWIEFTKLKGITIQGTGTIDGSGSVWWEDYPLDDPEDDETKLIIPLNNTVQQHPPMPVRSELGKKMPSIKPTALRFYGSFNATVTGITIQNSPQCHLKFDNCIGVVIHDITISSPGDSPNTDGIHLQNSKDVLIHSSNLACGDDCVSIQTGCTNVYIHNVNCGPGHGISIGSLGRDNTKACVSNITVRDVVMHNTMTGVRIKTWQGGSGSVQGVLFSNIQVSEVQLPIVIDQFYCDKSTCKNQTTAVSLSGINYEKIRGTYTVKPVHFACSDALPCIDVSLTTIELKPVQAQYHMYDPFCWQTFGELNTPTTPPIDCLQIGKPSSNRPQSDHDVC
- the LOC8282587 gene encoding 1,4-dihydroxy-2-naphthoyl-CoA synthase, peroxisomal; the protein is MARLSVNEMDALGRRLATVTNHLNPVAPSSNHSPIDLSNTSSIDNSYHRIHGEVSNEQVIWKNACDEYGKEFTDIIYEKAVGEGIAKITINRPERRNAFRPQTVKEMIRAFNDARDDSSIGVIILTGKGTKAFCSGGDQSLRTADGYADPNDMGRLNVLDLQVQIRRLPKPIIAMVAGYAVGGGHVLHMVCDLTIAADNAIFGQTGPKVGSFDAGYGSSIMSRLVGPKKAREMWFLARFYTASEAEKMGLVNTVVPLETLEHETVKWCRQILRNSPTAIRVLKSALNAVDDGHAGLQELAGNTTLIFYGTEEGNEGKTAYMQHRRPDFSRFPRRP